From the genome of Miscanthus floridulus cultivar M001 chromosome 10, ASM1932011v1, whole genome shotgun sequence, one region includes:
- the LOC136489656 gene encoding secreted RxLR effector protein 161-like, whose protein sequence is MEPRLKLRKSSSNPPVDATLYRSVVGSLRYLVHTRPDIAFAVGMVSRYMEAPTTEHWSAVKHLLRYIAGSRSHGCVYRRGEGALELIGYSDADLAGDCDDRKSTSGALFFLG, encoded by the coding sequence ATGGAGCCAAGACTGAAACTGAGAAAGTCTAGTTCCAATCCACCAGTTGATGCTACTCTGTACCGCAGTGTCGTCGGGAGTTTGCGGTACCTGGTGCATACACGGCCAGACATTGCCTTCGCGGTGGGCATGGTGAGCAGGTACATGGAAGCGCCAACGACGGAGCACTGGAGCGCCGTCAAACATCTTCTCCGGTACATTGCAGGGTCGCGCTCTCATGGCTGTGTCTACAGACGCGGTGAGGGTGCGCTGGAGTTGATTGGCTACAGCGACGCTGATCTGGCCGGTGACTGCGATGATCGGAAGAGTACTTCAGGGGCTCTCTTCTTCCTCGGATAG